A window of Streptosporangiales bacterium genomic DNA:
GGTCGCGCAGCAGCAGCTCCGCCGCGCCCGACGCGAGCGCGAGCGACATCGCGCGGGCACGCATCCTGCGTACCGGCGACCAGGGCTCCGCGTAGCGGTGGGCGACCGCGGCCGCCGCGCGCCTGGCCCGCAACGGCAGCAGCAGCCGAGCGTGCGCGAGATCGGGGAGCGCGAGGAACTCGCTCACGACCCTGCTGCCCGCGGCGTGCGACCCGTTCGCACCTGCACGGCCCGTCGTCACCGCGCCGGGTGACGGCCAGAGCAGGCGCGCGGTCTCGGCGAGGAATTCGGTGCGGCTGGCGGGGCGAGCGCTCATGTGAGGCGCTCCGAGGCGTTGCGCCACAGCAGGCCGATGGCGACGAACGCGAGGGTGAGCGGCATGCCGATCGCGCCGTAGAACGGCAGGTAGACGAACGACAGCACGATCACCGTCGCCGCCGCGACACCGACGGCCGAGTAGTCGTGGCGATGTCGCCAGAGGACGTACGCGAAGAACCCGACGTACAACGCGGCGCCGACGAACCCGTGCGCGAACATCAGCAGCCAGATCTGGCCCGCGCCGCCGGTCGAGGAGTTGCCGCAGCGTGGGCAGTCGGCGCTCTTGCCGATTGCGATCGACTGCCGGCTGCCGGCCATGTTGCGCGTGCTGCCGTACCCGATCACCGGCGAGCTCGCCGCGCCCTCGACTGCCAGCATGTCCTGAGCGGCGCGGCCGGCGTTGCTGTGCGGGTTGTTGATCCGCTCGACGATGACCTTCTGCAACGGCGTCGCCATGACGATGGCGGCCACGACGACGATCGCGGCGAGCACGCTGGCGAGCACCCTGCCGTGTCCCCTGATCGCCATGCGCACGCCGACGTACAGCACGGCGACGACGAGGCCGATCCACACGCCGCGGTTGAGCGAGTACACGATCGGCACGGCGGCGACGGCGATCACGACGGCGGCGGCGACCTTGCGACGCGTGCCCCCCCAGGCCCACCACCACACGATCAGCCAGACCAACAGCGTGGAGATCACACTGCCCCAGCCGTTGGTGTACGGGAACGGCGCCGCGGGACGGCCGGCTGAGTGGCCGAGGATCGTCATGTTCTGCGCCATCTGCGGGTGGACGAGCTGCTGGACGTAGTCGGTGTGGCGCAGGGCGTCCGGCAGCACCAGCTCGAGCGGCGAGGTGAACCCGCCCTGCGGCCAGGCGAGGGCGAGGCAGCCGAGCGCGGTCACCTCGAGGAAGAAGACGCCGAGCACCGCGATGACGCGCCGCCTGGGCAGCTCGCGTTCGGAGAGGTTGCCGACGTACAGCAGGACGACGGTCACCGCGAGGTAGCTGAAGAACCTGGAGGCGGCGGAGAGCGCCCGCGTCGCCACGTCGCCGGCGAGGGTGCCCGGCGCGGCGACGTCGAGCGTGGTCGCGCTCACGGCCACCCAGAGCAGGAAGAGCAGCCAGATGCCGAAGCCCTTCGGCACGCGGAGGGGACGGCGGCGCCAGAGCGTGTAGACCATCGGGAGGGTGAGCGCGGGCAGCGCGAACGAGCCGAGCCCGAGTGCCCACCACACGGGGAAGAGCACGAACATCGCGTACAGCGGCCAGCCCGACGGCAGCGGGAGGTATCGCGTCCTGCCGATCGCGCGGGCCCGGCTCGGCGTGCGTTCACGGGTGACTGTTGCGGTCGTCACGAGGTCGTCACCGTGGTCCCCGGGGGGATCAGGAGCACCCAGGTGGAGCCCGGCTGCAGGCCGAGCGGCGCGGCGGTCGAGTCGGAGTAGTTGGTCTGCCGTTCGCGGCCGGGACGCGACCAGGTGCACGAGGCGGTCTGCCCGCGAGACAGCGCGACGCAGCTGCCACGCCCGACGGCCAGCGCGCTCTCCACCGACCCGACGTGCTTGTTGACCACCGTCTTGTACGGCGTGCGCTGCACGATCAGGTTGGCGACGCTCACCTCGACGCCGTCGCCGCCCGTGCGCCGCCAGCGCGAGCCCGCGGTGTCGTACGTCCACACCTGGTCGCGCTGGCCGGGCACGGCGACCCGCACGCGGGACGCCCGCTCCGTCTCCTCGGCGAGCGGGTCGCCGGGGTCGGCGAAGCCGAGAACACCAGGCGGCGGGCCGACGTCGCCGTCGACCACGCGGAGGACCCGGGTCGTCGACGTCTCGGTCGAGGAGCCGGAGCCGCGGAACGCCGACGGCCGGTCGGCGGCGCTGACCGCGGCGATGCCTGCGCTGGTGACCTGGGAGACGAAGCCCGTCGGCCCGCCGGCGTAGGCGTACGCGGCGCGGAGGACCGGCAGCAGCTTCACGTCGACGGGACGGGTCATGTCGACGGGGCCGACCCGGCGGGCGTCCTTCGACTGGAACACGGCGACGAGGTGGCGCGAGCGGGTGCCGTCGTACTCCTCGTACACGAGGTCGGCGGCCGAGAGCCCGCGCGGCGCGGCGTGTCCCGCGCGGTCGGCGACCGCGACCGCCACCGCGGGACGCTCGGCGACGTCGGCGTCGACGGCCAGGCCGGTCAGCGGGGCCACGGGCCCGTCCGGCTCTGCGCTCGCGGTCGCGGACGGAGACGCGCTCGCCGACGACCACAGGGGTGTCGCGGGAGTTTCCCGTTCACCGCCGCCCGCGGCGGCGCACCCGCTCGCGAGCACCGCGACCGCGGCCACCGCGGTGACGCCGGCGAGGCGGCGACGCGTCCGCGTTCGCGTCCGCGTTCGCACTAGCCGTCCCGCTTGGTGTCCCGCGGGCCGACGGTGGCGTGCTCGGTGTGGGGCAGGACGGTGTCGGGTGCGGGCGCCGGGTCGGGGAGCGGCGGCAGGCCCACCTCGGGGACGGGCGCGGTGGCGGCGTCGTCGTCGGCGGCCTCGTCGGGCGGGACGGCCGCGGGCGCCTCGTACGTCTCGGTCGCGCCCGGCCTGCTCGCCGGGCGTACCGCGCGCTGCAGCTCCGCCCCCATCGGCGGCCGCAGCGGGGTGTGCCAGCCGAGCCCCTTCGGGTGGCGCGGCAGGACGACGATGCCGAGGGTGGCGCATCCGACCCGTTCGAGCTGGTTGACCGCGTCGATGGCGTCCTCGCGCCTGGTGAGGAGCCGCTGGACGGCGACCACCGCGACATCGCTGAACTGGGCCCACGCCTGCGCGTCGGCGCTGATCGTCGTGGCGGGCGTCTCGAGGACGACGTAGTCGAACTGGTCGCGCAGCGTGGTGGCGATCGCCCTGAGGTCGTCGGTGTGCAGGGTGTCGCCGAGCTCGTCGCTGCGGTGTCCCGGGGTGAGCACGTGGATGAGCTCGTTGGCCGGGGCCCGCTGGAGCGCGTAGGCGACGTCGCGTTCGCCGAGCAGGATCTCGCTGAGGCCGCGTCCGGTCGGCACGCCGAGCATCTCCGCGCCCCTGGCGGTCGTGAGGTCGGCACAGACGTGGACGACCCGCTTGCCCGACCTGGCCAGCGCCGCGGTCAGGTTGGCGGCGACCACGTGCGCGCCTGGCCCGGCCGACGCGGCGGTGACGAGCACCACCTTGGGGTGGCGGCCGCGGACGCCCGTGACGGCGTGCTGCAGCTGCCTGATCTCCTGGGCGCCACCGCTCTGCGACGGCAGCAGGTGCGACCAGGTGGACGTACGGGACGGGAGCTCGACCTCGGCGAGCACCGGCAGGTCGAGCAGCTTCGTCACGTCGCTCGCCCGCCTGATGCTGTGGTCGCCGCGGTCGCGCAGCGCGGCGAGCACGAGACCGGCGAGCAGGCCGAGCATCGCGCCGCTGACGAGGAACAGCACCGGCACGGGCTGGCTGGGCGTCGTCGGCGGCACGGCGTCGGTGATGATCCGGCCGGGGTTCACCTCGATGTCCTCGAGCGGCGCGAGCTCGGCGTTGAGCGCGGAGAGCTGGCTGGTGAGGACGTTCTGCTCCGCGCTCGCGAGCTGCCGGTCGGTCGAGTTCAGCGGCAGCTCGGCGATCCGGCCGGTGACCTTCTTCAGCTGCTTCTCGAGGTCCTTGACCTGCTTGTCCAGCGTGCTCGCGAGGTCCTCGGCGGCGTTCTCGGCCGTGGCCTTGCGGTTGGCGAGGTACGACTCGGCGAAGTAGTGCGCGCCCCTCGCCGCGTCGTCGGGCGTGTCGGCGTCGTAGGAGATGGTGAGCACCGACGAGTTCGGCGGGACCGACACCGACACCCGGTCGGCGAGCGTGCGGGCGCTCTCACCCGACTTCATCAGCTTCTTCGCGCCCTCGGCGACGGCCGCGGAGGTGACGAGCTGCGACTCGGTGTCGAGGTTGATCGCGTCGTTGGTGCGTCCGCCCGCGATGTTGCCCGACTGGCCGGGCAGGTCGACGGGTGAGACGAGGACGTTGACGGACGAGGTGTACGTCGGCGGGACGACCTGCATCGCGACGAGGCCCACGACGAGGCCGACGAGCAGGCCGACGACGACGATCCACCAGCGGCGCCTGACGAGTGTGCCGTAGTCGGCCAGGTGGAGTGTCGCCGTGTC
This region includes:
- a CDS encoding lipopolysaccharide biosynthesis protein — protein: MSGRHDRVAPYVRQVADNEPGIATSMSTTEDTATLHLADYGTLVRRRWWIVVVGLLVGLVVGLVAMQVVPPTYTSSVNVLVSPVDLPGQSGNIAGGRTNDAINLDTESQLVTSAAVAEGAKKLMKSGESARTLADRVSVSVPPNSSVLTISYDADTPDDAARGAHYFAESYLANRKATAENAAEDLASTLDKQVKDLEKQLKKVTGRIAELPLNSTDRQLASAEQNVLTSQLSALNAELAPLEDIEVNPGRIITDAVPPTTPSQPVPVLFLVSGAMLGLLAGLVLAALRDRGDHSIRRASDVTKLLDLPVLAEVELPSRTSTWSHLLPSQSGGAQEIRQLQHAVTGVRGRHPKVVLVTAASAGPGAHVVAANLTAALARSGKRVVHVCADLTTARGAEMLGVPTGRGLSEILLGERDVAYALQRAPANELIHVLTPGHRSDELGDTLHTDDLRAIATTLRDQFDYVVLETPATTISADAQAWAQFSDVAVVAVQRLLTRREDAIDAVNQLERVGCATLGIVVLPRHPKGLGWHTPLRPPMGAELQRAVRPASRPGATETYEAPAAVPPDEAADDDAATAPVPEVGLPPLPDPAPAPDTVLPHTEHATVGPRDTKRDG
- a CDS encoding DUF3048 domain-containing protein, producing the protein MRHPRHRRPAAPPEGARLAHPAAAADGGGAAARGTPGEQAGRDRDVRGARGRPARRGRRRRRRHRARPRGGPAAAPRPGARTRHRPAPHRARHRRPAGHQAGRLVRTRTRTRTRRRLAGVTAVAAVAVLASGCAAAGGGERETPATPLWSSASASPSATASAEPDGPVAPLTGLAVDADVAERPAVAVAVADRAGHAAPRGLSAADLVYEEYDGTRSRHLVAVFQSKDARRVGPVDMTRPVDVKLLPVLRAAYAYAGGPTGFVSQVTSAGIAAVSAADRPSAFRGSGSSTETSTTRVLRVVDGDVGPPPGVLGFADPGDPLAEETERASRVRVAVPGQRDQVWTYDTAGSRWRRTGGDGVEVSVANLIVQRTPYKTVVNKHVGSVESALAVGRGSCVALSRGQTASCTWSRPGRERQTNYSDSTAAPLGLQPGSTWVLLIPPGTTVTTS